A single Eubalaena glacialis isolate mEubGla1 chromosome 18, mEubGla1.1.hap2.+ XY, whole genome shotgun sequence DNA region contains:
- the SDHAF1 gene encoding succinate dehydrogenase assembly factor 1, mitochondrial, with the protein MSRHSRLQRQVLSLYRELLRAGRGKPGAESRVRAEFRQHAGLPRTDVLRIEYLYRRGRRQLQLLRSGHATAMGAFVSTRGPTEESPGAGAPGTPPDEGDGPRRPLDSMGAPKTAPDGR; encoded by the coding sequence ATGAGCCGGCATAGCCGGCTTCAGAGACAAGTTCTGAGTCTGTACCGCGAGTTGCTGCGCGCCGGGCGCGGAAAGCCGGGTGCCGAGTCGCGGGTGCGGGCCGAGTTCCGACAGCACGCCGGCCTGCCACGCACCGACGTACTGCGCATCGAGTACCTGTACCGCCGCGGACGGCGCCAGCTTCAGCTGCTACGCTCCGGTCACGCCACGGCCATGGGTGCCTTTGTGAGTACGCGGGGCCCGACTGAGGAGTCCCCTGGCGCGGGGGCCCCAGGGACCCCACCTGACGAAGGTGACGGCCCAAGGAGACCGCTGGACAGCATGGGGGCACCGAAGACCGCGCCGGATGGACGGTGA
- the SYNE4 gene encoding nesprin-4 isoform X2, with translation MALPPRLGPTPPSEPFSHPPGAPRELNASGCTICSASGEERIRLPTPPSHEDSAGAKHRERPISGREVLEAEQDSLHLCLLGLGLRLQDLEQGLGPWASAQSRMVQLQALQADLRGAAERLDALLVFGEGLAQRSEPQARASLEQVLRAFRAHRDSIFRQLWRLQAQLVSYSLVFEEASTLEQDLEVEGDSDGTGPGGVWGPWAPSSLPTPAELEWDPAGDVGGLGPLGQRTTWTPGTPCELCGHRGPQGRGQSLEDMLMSGLSHRKHLTGHRRRSLLQKSQDKMRQVSPNVQDVMLEVDPGAPTPASRRPLTFLLLLLFLLLVGATLLLPMSGGSCCSPARLARTPYLVLSYVNGPPPV, from the exons ATGGCCCTGCCCCCACGCCTGGGCCCTACACCCCCCTCAGAGCCCTTCAGCCACCCGCCTGGAGCCCCTAGGGAACTGAACGCATCTGGATGCACCATCTGCTCTGCCTCTGGAGAGGAGAGAATCAG ATTGCCAACGCCCCCTTCTCATGAGGACTCGGCTGGGGCCAAACACCGTGAG CGCCCCATCTCTGGCCGGGAAGTATTGGAGGCTGAGCAGGACAGCCTGCATCTTTGCCTTTTGGGGCTGGGCCTCCGGCTGCAGGACCTGGAGCAAGGCCTGGGGCCCTGGGCATCAGCCCAGAGCAGGATGGTCCAGCTGCAG GCCCTACAGGCGGACCTGCGTGGGGCAGCTGAACGTTTAGATGCACTGCTGGTGTTCGGTGAGGGGCTGGCACAGCGGAGTGAGCCTCAGGCCCGGGCATCCCTGGAGCAGGTCCTGAGGGCCTTCAGAGCCCATCGAGACAGCATCTTCCGGCAGCTGTGGCGGCTGCAGGCCCAGCTAGTCAGCTACAGCCTG GTGTTTGAGGAGGCCAGCACACTGGAGCAGGACTTGGAGGTCGAGGGGGACTCAGACGGGACAGGACCTGGTGGGGTCTGGGGGCCCTGGGCACCCAGTAGCCTCCCCACTCCCGCAGAGTTGGAGTGGGACCCGGCGGGGGACGTTGGGGGCCTCGGGCCTTTGGGGCAAAGGACAACCTGGACACCAGGGACTCCCTGTGAGCTGTGTGGCCACAGGGGCCCCCAGGGCAGGGGACAAAGCCTTGAG gaCATGCTCATGTCAGGCCTCAGCCACCGGAAACACTTAACAGGTCACCGAAGACGATCCCTGCTCCAGAAGTCTCAG GACAAGATGAGGCAAGTATCTCCCAATGTCCAGGATGTGATGCTGGAGGTAGACCCTGG AGCCCCAACTCCTGCATCCAGGCGGCCCctgaccttcctcctcctcctccttttccttctgctGGTGGGTGCCACGCTGCTCCTGCCCATGTCAGGGGGCTCCTGCTGCTCTCCTGCCCGACTGGCCAGGACACCTTACCTGGTGCTCAGCTATGTCAATGGTCCTCCCCCAGTCTGA
- the SYNE4 gene encoding nesprin-4 isoform X1, translated as MALPPRLGPTPPSEPFSHPPGAPRELNASGCTICSASGEERIRSEQAQKLGQDSLDPPEPFQGGPRGTESAAGLPRLPTPPSHEDSAGAKHRERPISGREVLEAEQDSLHLCLLGLGLRLQDLEQGLGPWASAQSRMVQLQALQADLRGAAERLDALLVFGEGLAQRSEPQARASLEQVLRAFRAHRDSIFRQLWRLQAQLVSYSLVFEEASTLEQDLEVEGDSDGTGPGGVWGPWAPSSLPTPAELEWDPAGDVGGLGPLGQRTTWTPGTPCELCGHRGPQGRGQSLEDMLMSGLSHRKHLTGHRRRSLLQKSQDKMRQVSPNVQDVMLEVDPGAPTPASRRPLTFLLLLLFLLLVGATLLLPMSGGSCCSPARLARTPYLVLSYVNGPPPV; from the exons ATGGCCCTGCCCCCACGCCTGGGCCCTACACCCCCCTCAGAGCCCTTCAGCCACCCGCCTGGAGCCCCTAGGGAACTGAACGCATCTGGATGCACCATCTGCTCTGCCTCTGGAGAGGAGAGAATCAG GTCAGAACAGGCCCAGAAGCTGGGGCAGGACTCCTTGGACCCCCCCGAGCCCTTCCAGGGTGGGCCGAGGGGCACTGAGTCTGCTGCTGGCCTCCCCAGATTGCCAACGCCCCCTTCTCATGAGGACTCGGCTGGGGCCAAACACCGTGAG CGCCCCATCTCTGGCCGGGAAGTATTGGAGGCTGAGCAGGACAGCCTGCATCTTTGCCTTTTGGGGCTGGGCCTCCGGCTGCAGGACCTGGAGCAAGGCCTGGGGCCCTGGGCATCAGCCCAGAGCAGGATGGTCCAGCTGCAG GCCCTACAGGCGGACCTGCGTGGGGCAGCTGAACGTTTAGATGCACTGCTGGTGTTCGGTGAGGGGCTGGCACAGCGGAGTGAGCCTCAGGCCCGGGCATCCCTGGAGCAGGTCCTGAGGGCCTTCAGAGCCCATCGAGACAGCATCTTCCGGCAGCTGTGGCGGCTGCAGGCCCAGCTAGTCAGCTACAGCCTG GTGTTTGAGGAGGCCAGCACACTGGAGCAGGACTTGGAGGTCGAGGGGGACTCAGACGGGACAGGACCTGGTGGGGTCTGGGGGCCCTGGGCACCCAGTAGCCTCCCCACTCCCGCAGAGTTGGAGTGGGACCCGGCGGGGGACGTTGGGGGCCTCGGGCCTTTGGGGCAAAGGACAACCTGGACACCAGGGACTCCCTGTGAGCTGTGTGGCCACAGGGGCCCCCAGGGCAGGGGACAAAGCCTTGAG gaCATGCTCATGTCAGGCCTCAGCCACCGGAAACACTTAACAGGTCACCGAAGACGATCCCTGCTCCAGAAGTCTCAG GACAAGATGAGGCAAGTATCTCCCAATGTCCAGGATGTGATGCTGGAGGTAGACCCTGG AGCCCCAACTCCTGCATCCAGGCGGCCCctgaccttcctcctcctcctccttttccttctgctGGTGGGTGCCACGCTGCTCCTGCCCATGTCAGGGGGCTCCTGCTGCTCTCCTGCCCGACTGGCCAGGACACCTTACCTGGTGCTCAGCTATGTCAATGGTCCTCCCCCAGTCTGA
- the ALKBH6 gene encoding alpha-ketoglutarate-dependent dioxygenase alkB homolog 6 isoform X2, whose protein sequence is MTGYTDLMSMEDQDARVPALEPFRVEQAPPVIYYVPDFICKEEEEYLLRQVFNAPKPKWTQLSGRKLQNWGGLPHPRGMVPERLPPWLQRYVDKVSDLSLFGGLPANHVLVNQYLPGEGIMPHEDGPLYYPTVSTISLGSHTMLDFYEPRQPEDDDPTEQPRPPPRPATSLLLEPRSLLVLRGTAYTRLLHGIAAASVDALDAASLPRNAAACPSAQAGARLVRGTRVSLTIRRVPRVLRAGLLLSK, encoded by the exons ATGACCGGGTACACGGACTTGATGTCAATGGAGGATCAGGACGCCAGGGTTCCAGCTCTGGAACCATTCAGGGTGGAGCAG GCACCACCTGTAATCTACTATGTCCCTGACTTCATCTGCAAGGAAGAGGAGGAGTATTTGCTTCGACAG gTCTTCAATGCCCCAAAACCAAAGTGGACCCAGCTCTCCGGGAGGAAGTTACAGAACTGGG GTGGACTCCCCCATCCCCGGGGGATGGTTCCTGAGCGGCTGCCACCGTGGCTGCAGCGTTACGTGGACAAAGTGTCTGACCTCAGCCTTTTTGGGGGTCTCCCAGCCAACCATGTCCTTGTGAACCAGTATCTGCCTGGGGAGGGCATCATG ccccacgAGGATGGGCCACTGTACTACCCGACTGTCAGCACCATCAGCTTGGGCTCCCACACCATGCTGGACTTCTACGAGCCTCGGCAGCCAGAGGATGATGACCCGACAGAGCAG ccccggcccccgccccggccgGCCACCTCGCTGTTGCTTGAACCGCGCAGCCTGCTGGTGCTTCGTGGCACCGCCTACACGCGCCTCCTCCACGGCATCGCAGCCGCCAGCGTAGACGCGCTGGACGCCGCCTCACTGCCGCGCAACGCAGCCGCCTGCCCCTCGGCGCAGGCTGGAGCCCGCCTGGTCCGCGGCACCCGCGTCTCGCTGACCATCCGCCGCGTACCCCGCGTGCTGCGCGCTGGCCTCCTGCTCAGCAAGTGA
- the ALKBH6 gene encoding alpha-ketoglutarate-dependent dioxygenase alkB homolog 6 isoform X1: protein MTGYTDLMSMEDQDARVPALEPFRVEQAPPVIYYVPDFICKEEEEYLLRQVFNAPKPKWTQLSGRKLQNWAPHSPPPGGLPHPRGMVPERLPPWLQRYVDKVSDLSLFGGLPANHVLVNQYLPGEGIMPHEDGPLYYPTVSTISLGSHTMLDFYEPRQPEDDDPTEQPRPPPRPATSLLLEPRSLLVLRGTAYTRLLHGIAAASVDALDAASLPRNAAACPSAQAGARLVRGTRVSLTIRRVPRVLRAGLLLSK from the exons ATGACCGGGTACACGGACTTGATGTCAATGGAGGATCAGGACGCCAGGGTTCCAGCTCTGGAACCATTCAGGGTGGAGCAG GCACCACCTGTAATCTACTATGTCCCTGACTTCATCTGCAAGGAAGAGGAGGAGTATTTGCTTCGACAG gTCTTCAATGCCCCAAAACCAAAGTGGACCCAGCTCTCCGGGAGGAAGTTACAGAACTGGG CACCCCATTCCCCCCCCCCAGGTGGACTCCCCCATCCCCGGGGGATGGTTCCTGAGCGGCTGCCACCGTGGCTGCAGCGTTACGTGGACAAAGTGTCTGACCTCAGCCTTTTTGGGGGTCTCCCAGCCAACCATGTCCTTGTGAACCAGTATCTGCCTGGGGAGGGCATCATG ccccacgAGGATGGGCCACTGTACTACCCGACTGTCAGCACCATCAGCTTGGGCTCCCACACCATGCTGGACTTCTACGAGCCTCGGCAGCCAGAGGATGATGACCCGACAGAGCAG ccccggcccccgccccggccgGCCACCTCGCTGTTGCTTGAACCGCGCAGCCTGCTGGTGCTTCGTGGCACCGCCTACACGCGCCTCCTCCACGGCATCGCAGCCGCCAGCGTAGACGCGCTGGACGCCGCCTCACTGCCGCGCAACGCAGCCGCCTGCCCCTCGGCGCAGGCTGGAGCCCGCCTGGTCCGCGGCACCCGCGTCTCGCTGACCATCCGCCGCGTACCCCGCGTGCTGCGCGCTGGCCTCCTGCTCAGCAAGTGA
- the ALKBH6 gene encoding alpha-ketoglutarate-dependent dioxygenase alkB homolog 6 isoform X3 produces MTGYTDLMSMEDQDARVPALEPFRVEQAPPVIYYVPDFICKEEEEYLLRQVFNAPKPKWTQLSGRKLQNWGGLPHPRGMVPERLPPWLQRYVDKVSDLSLFGGLPANHVLVNQYLPGEGIMHHQLGLPHHAGLLRASAARG; encoded by the exons ATGACCGGGTACACGGACTTGATGTCAATGGAGGATCAGGACGCCAGGGTTCCAGCTCTGGAACCATTCAGGGTGGAGCAG GCACCACCTGTAATCTACTATGTCCCTGACTTCATCTGCAAGGAAGAGGAGGAGTATTTGCTTCGACAG gTCTTCAATGCCCCAAAACCAAAGTGGACCCAGCTCTCCGGGAGGAAGTTACAGAACTGGG GTGGACTCCCCCATCCCCGGGGGATGGTTCCTGAGCGGCTGCCACCGTGGCTGCAGCGTTACGTGGACAAAGTGTCTGACCTCAGCCTTTTTGGGGGTCTCCCAGCCAACCATGTCCTTGTGAACCAGTATCTGCCTGGGGAGGGCATCATG CACCATCAGCTTGGGCTCCCACACCATGCTGGACTTCTACGAGCCTCGGCAGCCAGAGGATGA